The sequence TACCAGAGACCTTCCAGATTTATTTCACACATCACTAAATGAGACCACTAAATATGGTCAAATGATATCAGGTTGTTCTCATGATTGATTTATAAGGTTTGCATCTGTGACTTTACTTGATTGAAGTACTACAAACTATTTGGTGAATCATAAACAGATATAATCTCAAATGATTATAACATACAACTTGAATTATACTCATTAATTAAAGATGCATTTGCTAACATTATACATTTtatgaagaataaataaaaatgatttcataaattaaaacaaaaattattttacaaGTTGAAGTACCCAGGACCCAATAAGGTGACATTAGAGTAAGCAGTATGACTTCTGAAGCCTAGCTATGAAGAGCATGATCTCTAATTAAGAACTTCAAACAGTAAAATAAGAATAGCACTGAAAAGCATCTTTATCATTTCCCTGAGAACAACTGTCTTCCCATTAATCTCCTCACAGCGTCCTTTACCTGTTTGTTCCTGAGACTGTAGAGGAGAGGATTCAGGAAGGGAGGAACCATGGTGTAAAAGGCAGAGAGAACCATGTCCTCGAGTGTGTCAGAGGTTGCTGAGGACCTCAGGTACACACCTGTGATGGAACTGAGGAAGATGGACACCACAAGGATGTGAGGGGTACAGGTGGAGAAGGCCTTCCCTGGGGCTCTGGTGGGAAATTTCAGCACAGCAGAAAATATGCGAAAATATGACACGACAATAAGAAGGAAGCAACCACCACAAATGACCACAGCAGAGACAAGAATAAGGACCTTGTTGCTGGTGGTGTCAGAACAGGAGAGCCTCAGCAGAGAGGGGACATCACAGAAGAACTGATGGACCACGTTTGACTTgcagaaggacagccaaaatgtgTTCCCAGTGTGCACACCTGCATACAGCAGACCACTGAGCAATGAAGCCAGGGTCATGCGGACACAAAATTGAGGGTTCATGATGAGAGGGTACTGGAGGGGCtggcagatggccacatagcggtccCAGGCCATGATGGTGAGAAACAGAAGTTCAACACTTGCACAAAAAATGACCAGGAAGATCTGGGTTGCACAACCAGTCACTGAAATGCCAGTGAGAGAGTTGATACAGGCATTAGGGACAGTGATGGAAATGAAGTACATGTCCAGGATGGACAGGTtcctgaggaagaagtacatgggtgtgTGCAGGTTCTGGTCAGCAGTGGTGACAGTGACGATGAGAAGGTTCCCTAACAAGGTACCCAAGTAGGTCATTGGGAATACTGTGAAATAGAGGAAACTCAGATCCCAGCCATCAGGAGAGCCAAGGAGGAGAAATTCAGTTACCATGGTGGAGTTATCCATTTATTGAAAATTCAGATTGACTGGGATGATAAAGAGATAAAAGTggaaagaaaacagagttaaTGAAATTACTTTATATATTCTTATGCACCATGTTTACTTGTATATTGCAGTTGCTTTCCCTGGAGAGGAAAGTCACTCTTGGTTTTCTCAAATGTTTACTCATTTCTGAGCAGAGTGCACCTCCACACCAGTTCAGGTGTGGAGGTCTGCATCATAgggtctgggcctgacctgcagaGCTTGTCCTCAGGTCCTCATCAGGTCTCCCCTCACCCACTGAAACTCCATGCAGAGCATgtgacaatgttttttttttttaatgatctatAATATAGttactttcactctcttccaTGAATATAATTTCAacattattttgccatttttccACACTAAATAATTCAAAGTATTATTAATAATTCCAATTgtaattaattttcaaatatttttaaataggaaACTATTCATAATATAGGAGTATTTATCTCCATTAACATGAAAAAATTTAACTCATAAGGAAAGCCTCTCAAGAATTCAAACTTTTCCATACCAGGCTGCAGGTCCAGTGCTATGGTAAAATGAGGGGATCTGACTGGACTGGACCTGGACTCTCCTGCCATCCCCCACTCTCCCTGCTGATCCTCAGGATGGGGTGATATTGTATGCAGGCCACAGAATCTCAGATAGGAATATGTTCCTTTTCCCACTGGGACTCTTTTTCTCTCCAACAGATCAGTGTGAGGTGTTTAAAGCTCCAGATTCTAGCGCAGATGACattcttttaaacttttattttttgcctTAATGCATTTTTATTCTGTGTTCAGAACCATGAAGTTGAAGATTCCTTTGTCTAGACAATAATTTGTCATTTTCTTGTTGACACCTTCCATTTTAATCCTTTCCTCCAAATGTCATGATTATACAAAGTGATCCAGGCTGACTACCCTAAAAGAAAGATTTTGCTCATACTTACAGCACTTCTGAAGCATATCAGACTAGTTCAATCCCAAATCACCAAAATTGTCATTTCTTCAGCACTCTGAAaacctgggtccacctcagcactTTGTCAGGTTAACCACACTCACCCTTAGAAAAGCGATCTTCATCATGAGTTTGTCTGGCCTTTACTTAAAATTTGTGTCCTCCAGCATCAAGGGTGTGTGCCCAGACACAGGTATGTTGGTGTTAATTTCACAGTTAATTTCAAGGACCCCTACTCAATCTAGCTGTAATCTCTTGCTTGCCCTATTCCCCATTTCTCACTGACACAACCTGAATATCAGACCTCAGTGACACCCTTGTTCACAGCATGCCCTATAACTTGCTGTCAGAGGCCCTTTTCCACTGTTACATAATGATTCCCTTTTCCCATTACTACATACTGAGCTGTAAGGAGGCTCAAATGCAACTTTTCCTCAgaaaccctcttcatagcttctaattattcttctatttctctgtaatgttagaaatCGACATGTTCTTCTACATTTCAGTAAATCAGAATGCATTTATCCCCCAAATTACTGTTGCAAATTCCTTAATTTTTTGGCCATGTATTGCTCAATGCTTTTATTCTCTTAGTAGCAAGTGCATGACTTCATGGATAATAGTTAATAAAAAATGCAATGTAGCATAATCATCTAACTGCTAACATGAACTAAGTTTTTATTTGACTTATTTAAAAATGAGTAATTCCTAAATTGGTGAAGCCCTTTCTTCACATCTATAAGAAATACAGTGTACCTTCTTTTGAAATAACTCACCTTTGCCTGTGAGCATAAGATCTTTACAAATTAGGGAATCTTTCCACAATTATTTATTAATGATTCATAACATGGCAAAATCTGCTCTAGATACTGggtttaaataaaataagtatattatcatctttaaaacataatttgagtactgtgaaggaaaaataaaatggtaCACATGTAAAAGGTCaaataaacatgaaaattttTGAAAGTGATATGAGACTAATCAGGTTTCTTTATGGAAATCTGCCAGGTTTTTCACCTTTTATCCTGGATTCTGGGATCTCCAGGAGTTTTTGTTGACCACCTCAAAACATCCTGTCACATACAGATGGTATATAAACATGGGTTTAAATCTAAAATTTGCATAGAACTATagatacattttctttctttttaaaaatgttttaattttctgtGTATGTGGAGCTGAGTGTTGAACCCAGAGTCTGGTGCATGCCAGGCCATCACTCCATCAACTGTTATATGTCCCTATTGCTCTTTCTTTATTATAGTTTTTAACACAAAACCACCTCCTGCTTTTCTTTCTCCAATAGAACTTAGAAAATTCTCCACAACTAGTTTGAATTATATGAACTTACTTcatttcctcttttccttttgTTATAGTTTGATAACTTCTTCTCAATTCAACTTTCTTTGTTTCATATTCTGGTCAATATTAGGAAGCTTCCAATTATGGAGAATTGATGTAAAGTCATTTATAAATACAATAAGATAAATGTTCAAAGCACCACCTATTTTTTACATAGGCCCTGACACAATTTCAGTAGATTCTAAAGATATGGTGACTTTTTGaacctaaatttttaaaataaaaatatggcttTAAATCGCATAGACTGGCCTTAAAATTTTAGTATGGTTCAGTATGACATCCTCATTTAAGGGACAAAAAATACCTATAGAAAATTCCCTCTTAAAGACAATAAGATGAAGGTATAAACAACAGAAAGGGTTGATAGAAGTGAGAGTCAGGACAGTGTGTGTGAAGAAAAGCTAGCATGTTTCAACTCCAGGAACATAAAGTGGAACTGCACAGGCGGTTGCTCTGGAAGTGAAAAtccaggagtttttattttttgcaattaTCTTGATagtgttttaaataattaaatatatgatAAATAGATCATTTCAAAACTGCTAAAAATTATTTGGTTTGAAAGATCCAAGAATTAATTATTTCTAAATTACATTTCCCATGTTAGGAAATTGATTAGTGTCTTTGATAAACCATTGAGGAATGCTGAGGTACATATAatctgaaaatcaaaatacacttaCAAAATGATGCGCACCTTGATACTTATATTGATAACACTAGACACACACATCCTTATAGTCATACTTAATACATTCTCAGTAAAATGTTAAGAATACAATTGAAAAtttgggcacagtgacacatgcttttaatccagcagctgaggaggctgagagaggaggatggtAAATTCAAAGCTACCCTCCCAACTTGTCAAGACTGTATCTCAGAATAAATAATCAAAAGggctgtgatgtggctcagtggttaagcacccctgggtttaatccctgaaacccaaaaaacaaaaagtaacaaactgaaaaagtgaaaaaatgtatttgtgaTCAAAAGAAAGGGGTGAGATTAATGTTCAAAATATTCCAATGAAAATTGTATTCTACATTAAATATCTTATTTCCCACAGTTATTGACATATGTGCATGTTTATCAGTTGTATAAAAACATTCCTATCTACCTATGAATCCTATACCATATTTTGCATTTTGTTCTTGATATCTTCATGTGaatgtgtttatttttctctGGAATTTTGCAAGTATATCACAAGTAATAGTAATCTGAAGAACAGAATTTTAAACTATCCAGAATCAGTATAAATTTTTTTCACACACTATACTAGCATACACAGTGCAGACCTCCCCAAGGTCCCTGTCTTTTTATTGCAGCAGTGGCAATCACCCCAAAAACCAGTGCAGTTTTAAGAATACTCCATGCTTGCTGTGTTCTTCTCAGAATTAAGAATCCTTTTCCTGGACTCACTGACTCTTTGGATGACACTGTAATTTTCTGAACAGAATAAAAGTGAAGCTCAGATGCATTTAAATTCTAATTGCTTATTACTTACTCCTGAGTGTCACATGTTGTCAACATGGAACAGAACCGTGTTTCCCCTTGCTTCTCCCATCAATGGTGTCTGCAGCCAGGGTGAATCTGTCCAGTCAGCCTAGTGCCATGTCGGATGTGGGGAGCTCAGTCACCTCTGCTTTATGTGAACCTGGCGCCTGGCCAGTGTGAGCTGGGCCCCCAGGAGCCCAGAGCTCAGCCTGCAGAGACAACAGGAGGCCTGAACATACCACCAGGCAGCAGCAcctccagagcccaggagagaGGACCTGGCCACGTGCCACCATGGACAGTGGAACTGCTCTGCTGCAGATGACAGTAAGTCATTACTGAGAAGTGAGTAACACTGAAAAAATTGATGGTTCTCCCTGTGTGTTTTCAACTCTCACTTGTAAATCAGAAACATCTCACACTATCTACAGTTCAGCAGAAAAATTTCTTATCATTGACATGAAATTCACATGACACAAAGTTTACCTTTGTGACAGTTCATGCTTATAAATGTAGTGATATTTACTACATTACCAAGTTGTAGAACATCCAACTAAACTTGTTTCCAGATACTTTTATTACTTCTGTCACACATGGTCTTTCAGACACTAGAAAACTCTAAGTATACTTTGTACCtttgaaattatatatttttaaaatttcatatagATAAAATCATTCAATATACATTCTGACTTGACTTACCCTAACTTTTTCAAAATCGGTCCATCTTGTACAGGCATCATATGTTTATTCCTTAGGATGAATGTCATTCTGTTACATGTATATTCCACAGATCTTTAAATCAGCACATCCATCTGTAGACTTATTTCTCCTTAGTCTGGTGATATAATGTGGCTGATTtattgtttatcataattttggccatttggtcatctctgGTATACACTCTGCACTCTATTTGATTATGATGAATAACTGTGTCAGATTTGcatggctgtgaccaaaatacgtggtttaaaaaaaaaacatgcacaaTAAACAAAAACCAACCCAGATTTGGGAAATCATATTGTCTCAGGTGTTCAGAGATTTAgtctattttcatctaatttcatGACTTTGTGCCCATAGTGGGGGCACACTGAGGATCACCACAGCAGAGGGAAGATACTCAGAATATGTCTCCAAGTGGGCAAAGATAGGGAAGGGGAaagagagttagggttagggttagggttagaggaaAGTGATCAAGGATTAATCCCAGTGGGCCACCTTCTCCAGCAATGTCCCAAATGCCTAAAGCAAACACCCAGTCAATTCATTCAAATGAAGATGGATTGATTAGGTttcagctctcataatccaactATTCTACCTTTGAAAATTTCTGcctgataggaagggcagcagaataaaatagacactagtattgccgAATGTATATACATGTCTgtataacccatgtgattctgcaacctgtacacttggaaaaatgagatattatacACCATTtgattcaaaaaaattcttgtgtgAAAACAAGGTTTTATATCTCTGATAAAAACACtcaggaatgcaaattaaaaaagaaagaaaaaaagaataaaaaattcctGCCTAAATTCAGGAAGTTTTTGACACACCTCACATCCCATTCATAATGTTTCAACTCCAGATCTCCAAAACTCATGTCCATTTCACAATGCAATGTGAATTTAGTCCATCTCCAAGTGTCTGATAGTCTAATAAATTCCAGCTTTATCCTAAAGTTTGAGACAACAATCTCACCTAAAATTGAAGGTAAAATCTTGGTTGTGAGTCCCCatgaaaatcaaaagcaagttacatgcATCAATATCCACTGTAGAACATAGCCTTCTTATTCCAAAAGGATTTAGTAGGGCTGTGGAAAGAATGGATGGTGTAGAGGAAATATAAAATCAGCTGAGAAAACAACTCCATCTGTAATTTCTCATGTAGCAACTAGGACTCTTGACTGTAAGACAATATTTCCAAAAGGACTGGGTAATTCCTGCCCTTTGGCCTTGCCAGTTGCAGaacacaggggctggggctcTCTTTGCCTTTCCTTGGCAGAGAGTTTATGCTATTGGTAACTATTAATTTCTTGGGATTCCATGCCAACTTTGGCTTCACATTCACAGCTTCACCTATTCACCCTGGGGAGCCTTCAGGGTCTCAGACTATGCTACAGTTCACTTGGGCTACCAAGCCTTTCTTTGAATTGAGGGTGGAAGGCATCATGACCCATTAATTTGGGCACTCTACATTCCTGCAGAGATGGCATAATGTAAATTATGCTAAAGTCTGATGCCACCTCACAACATAGATGGGTCCCCAAAATTAGTACAATGGTGGTTTCTTAATGTCTTCCTTGCTTAGCATGGTATAACAACTTCCTGTGCCCTCTGTGCAAGCAGGGTGGCCACAAGACACTTCTCAAGGGAATTTTCCTTTCTAAATCCTTGAGTGTGCAATAGGTATGGTCCTACAAATTTATTAGATGCTCTCAGCTCCTTTCCTATTGAAGAGGTATGAAATTCTTAGCCACTCCTTAGGGCCTGCAGTCTATTTATAACcactcattctttggatccagctTTTAAAATGATCTCTTTAAAACTATGATCAAATCTGGCTTTTAACTCTACTGATACAAATAACTCTATACTTGCAGTTCATATACTATTCTAAAAGCATTCAACATAAATTTCCTAAAGGCTTTATGAAGCTGGGAAAAATATGATGGTTGTGGCATAATATTCTCAGTCATGAATAATATCTTAAAAGTCTCTATAGAATAAGTTCTTACATTGCCTTGTTGATTGCTAAACTTTCATCATACTTCTAACTATGTACTGGGCTAAGTTTGTCTTCTGTAGCTTTCATCCCACAGACACTGAGACAGATAACCATGGATGATGGTGATGTGCATCGGGTTTGTGATTTCCTCATGGTTGTGGTGTGATGCTGCATTGGGAACCCCCTGAGCAAATACACAGTTGAAAATCccccagttgctatggtgacaCCTGGCCTGTGAAAAATCAGGGCAAAGGCTCAGAGTTATCAGTCTGAACCTTGAAACTGAGATAATATCTCCCAAGGACAGGGGATTCTGTGCACAGAAAGATAACAAGAACCACaatgtctccttggtgttgggagCTTCACACCTGCCTGCTTTGTTGAAACTTTCCCACAAATGACCTTTTGATGACAAAACCTATAGAATAAATGTGCTGAGGCAGATCTGGGTCACTAATCTCAATCAGAGATGAATGTCCCACCTGATCCTGGCATTCTCTGTAaaggtttttgtgtgtttttaaaaaaatccatggtAATCCCTGTCTGGTATCTGAATTAATGTCTATGCAGGTGGCAGGACATATTATCACAAAAGGCTCTAACAAGTACTCTTAAATATTGTGTCCTTATTAGAGTAAAACTAATATATCATGAAAACTGGATATGTAAAGAGACCTAATATTTCAGAAAACCTGGCTATCCAAAATATATCTTTGACATAATTgatgttactataaaaatatattcCTAGGCTCATGACAATATACAAAGTAATTTTTTGCCAACTTCTGCATATGTTCCATAGCACACCAATTGACAGGGCTTTTCAATATTTGACACACAATGTAAGTTATAATGAAGTCCTTATATTGATATTTCTTTCTTCATCTCCTTTGACCCAAGGTCTTCCAAATAAAATATCAGTGAAATATCCAAAAATGTACCCCAAAGGACACCTCTCAATAGGACTGGTGGTTGAAATTCAatttctttccaaagaaatttatctgtgaaatttaaaattcatttatgtaGCCACCTCAACTCATAAAAAACTCATAAATTTAGATTCAGTAAGGCATAATTGAAAAGGAAATGCATGTAAAGGTGAAGTTTGCAGAATTTATCTGGGGTTCTCCAAAGGTCCTTTGCTCTAGCAGGAAACATTGGAGCAGTGAGAACCAAAAGCCATGGACATAGTTTGGGTGGAGCCTCAACTGTGGTGGATCATGTCAGAGCAAGTCAAGCCTTCTGCATCAGGCAGCCCTGAGGTGCTCATTGGCTCCTACTGCAAGTATTCCCTGGTCTGAAAATTTAAGAAATGCCTTTATTAATAATCACAAATATTTAGGTTTTCATATTTTCCTAGGTAATAAatacacttttatttttctcccCATTTTCCTATTAGTGTATTGGTGAACAAAATTGATTGTTTAGATTTTGCAATTGAATATACTGACTgttttttgtgtaaatatattttcttcattttgttatatCAGTACTCCTAGGTAACTTGATATTGagcctatgtcagtcataattaaCAATGAACAAAGCACATGCCAATGAAGACACTAAAATATTTGGAGAGAAATAACTCATGTGAAATGATGAGCTGCCACAAACTGGGCACacaggtgcacacctgcaatcccacacATGAGGAGGTTGATGAACAATGatcacaggtttgaagccagcctcagaaactcctggagtccctaagcaacttagcaagaccctattttcTGTGATACAGTGTGGcacattagaaataaatcacTGGGTGAGTCTTGAAGTAGGACATTAAATTTATTAGATGGTGGGTAGGAATGGCAAATACAAAGTGGGCTCTGCATCCTTCAACCTTTTGCAGAAGGTAGGGTAGATTTTTATAGTCCCAAACTACAAGCTACCGGTAATTCAAAACCATAGTAACATGGGGAGTGGGTCAGAATTACCCAGAGTACAGTAAGCAGTCCAAGAAAAATAGGAATTAAAATGAGAACAACTTACACATGTAGTTCCTAATAATACACTGTGAAAGAATAATTGAAACATTTTTTCGCCTTATATGTTGCCATACAGGGTGTGCTTGGCAGAAAGTGGATTACATATGCAGGGTTTTCTCATGTGAGAAGCATTTCTCATATGCagtggagtctcagggtaaaatggagtttGTCTGGTCAAAGCATATATAGTTTGTTTcacaacaaaaacagaaaaaaggttTAGGGATGTAGCCTTGGTTCAGTCCTGATAAATACAACAATAGCAATAACCAAAAAGATGGCCAGAAATGCTCCTAGAGGTttactttacaaaatacaaaaaaaaaaaaaaaaactgagagaaATTTTCAAGTTTACACAGGTCATACAGTGAGGCCAGACAATTCCTGGCCACTTTTTCATAGTGATCAGATATGAGTCATTATCATAGTTTTTACAGAAGTACCATGTGTTG is a genomic window of Callospermophilus lateralis isolate mCalLat2 chromosome 5, mCalLat2.hap1, whole genome shotgun sequence containing:
- the LOC143398921 gene encoding olfactory receptor 14C36-like, which encodes MDNSTMVTEFLLLGSPDGWDLSFLYFTVFPMTYLGTLLGNLLIVTVTTADQNLHTPMYFFLRNLSILDMYFISITVPNACINSLTGISVTGCATQIFLVIFCASVELLFLTIMAWDRYVAICQPLQYPLIMNPQFCVRMTLASLLSGLLYAGVHTGNTFWLSFCKSNVVHQFFCDVPSLLRLSCSDTTSNKVLILVSAVVICGGCFLLIVVSYFRIFSAVLKFPTRAPGKAFSTCTPHILVVSIFLSSITGVYLRSSATSDTLEDMVLSAFYTMVPPFLNPLLYSLRNKQVKDAVRRLMGRHISLLLEHRKIEYILKF